GGCTGAAAGTAGACACCGGCGTGCAGGCCAACCTGCTGCCGCGCGGTGTGTTTGACGCCCTGGGAACCAAGTGCCAACCGCAGCCGGCCCGAGCAGTACTGCGCAGCTACGGCGGTGATGAAATAATGCATATGGGGAAGGTATGCCTCCCAGTTCAGATTGGAGAAGACACCAAGATAGTGGAATTCTTTGTTGTGAAGAAAGGTCGGCAGGCGATCTTAGGACTGCACGCTTGCGAGCAGTTTGGTCTCGTGAACAGAATTAGAGCAGTCAACAAGGATGACTTATCCGAGTGCATTCGCAGAGAGTATCCGAAGTTGTTTACGGGCATCGGACTACTGAAGCGAGAATACAGTATGGCGCTCCAAGACGGCGCCCGCCCAGTCGTCGAGCCGGCGCGACGTGTACCTCACGCAATTCGACCCCGGTTGAAAGAGGAACTTGATCGTTTGGAGGCAGCGGGGATCATAGCCAGGGTGCGGGAGCCTTCTGACTGGGTAAGCCCACTTGTTATTGCTCGAAAGAAGAACGGTCAACTTAGGGTCTGCATGGATCCCAGAAAAGTGAATGAGGTTTTGAAGAGAGAACACTTTCAACTTCCACGCAGAGAAGAGATTGAAAGCGAACTGGCAGGggcgaaatatttcagctcgcttGATGCCAGCAGCGGTTTCCACCAAATACCTCTTGATGAAAATCCTCGCGCATCTGCACATTCAGCAGCCCATTTGGTCGTTACCGGTTCCTAAGGCTGCCCTTTGGATCGCGTCGGCTCCAGAGATATTTCAAAGAACAATGACCGAGATTTTTGACGGGCTACCTGGAGTACGCATCTACGTCGATGACATTTTAATTTGGGGTGCCTCATGGGAAGAGCACCAAGAAAGGCTGCACAATGCCCTGAAAACAGCCAGTGAAGCGGGCCTCACGCTTAATTGGGAAAAATGTAAGTTCGGAGTGAAGCAGATAGACTTCCTTGGAGATAGAATAAGTGCGGAAGGCATCAAACCAAACCCAGaactggtagagtgcatagcccaTTGCCAGAGACCAGCTACAAAAAAGGAAGTCCAAAGGTT
The nucleotide sequence above comes from Rhipicephalus sanguineus isolate Rsan-2018 chromosome 8, BIME_Rsan_1.4, whole genome shotgun sequence. Encoded proteins:
- the LOC119403675 gene encoding uncharacterized protein LOC119403675 — protein: MTDSPGREVRLKVDTGVQANLLPRGVFDALGTKCQPQPARAVLRSYGGDEIMHMGKVCLPVQIGEDTKIVEFFVVKKGRQAILGLHACEQFGLVNRIRAVNKDDLSECIRREYPKLFTGIGLLKREYSMALQDGARPVVEPARRVPHAIRPRLKEELDRLEAAGIIARVREPSDWWEQHFFSSMVPSGNRSAMRQEF